From the genome of Candidatus Methylacidithermus pantelleriae, one region includes:
- a CDS encoding recombinase family protein, whose translation MAWVLRVFSLANHCGSGRSSVEVGIRDEPPSQGGLIALLRDSKAGVILVEWCDGLMHFGFEYRETVLGVQSQIDPGGRSQIRWQDDIVRKLNEEIVSSCARFYREEIPASKRAEKAARKPWMSKLPIFM comes from the coding sequence TTGGCTTGGGTTCTCCGAGTTTTTTCTTTGGCAAACCATTGTGGATCGGGAAGGTCGTCAGTTGAGGTCGGCATCCGGGATGAACCGCCATCGCAAGGGGGGCTGATCGCGCTGCTTCGTGATTCCAAGGCTGGCGTCATCCTGGTCGAGTGGTGCGACGGGCTAATGCACTTCGGTTTCGAGTACCGGGAAACGGTATTGGGCGTGCAGAGTCAAATCGATCCTGGTGGTAGGTCCCAAATAAGATGGCAGGACGATATCGTGCGCAAGCTCAATGAGGAGATCGTTTCATCGTGTGCCAGGTTTTACCGAGAAGAAATCCCCGCAAGCAAGCGTGCCGAGAAGGCGGCTCGGAAGCCATGGATGAGTAAGCTGCCAATTTTCATGTAG
- a CDS encoding alkaline phosphatase family protein, with product MRSRSKQAFAEFSPCLSSLLWLYTYLSFAWSLVAAPQPASLSLEGPGNCPIHYVIIIYQENHSFDNLYGLFPGAEGLESSHALRLQESCSGFPYAFLPPVIERLPSREEEKDKGFLPKVDRRFPLLLPNRPFLLNRYISLRDRTPDPTHEFYTNQLQIHEGKLDRYVAWSETGALTMGFYKTQELPLFPYAKTYTLLDHFFQGVFGGSFANHIYLVSARLPVWPNAPPEVRAKPIFDAEGNLIGLAKKAAVSPDGIAVNTCFSRAEPHPPGIPSELLLPPQTFPTIGDRLTDAGVPWAWYSEGWDDALNHHPDPTFAYHHQPFVYFDRYHENSQDRKLHLKDLKDFLTHLRQGKLPKVCFVKLLDRHSEHPGLSNVWDGEKHVVRLIDAVRNSPYWSQCLIIVTYDEYGGFYDHVPPPKRDAYGPGPRVPAILISPYAKGGHVDHKNYETASILAFLEWRFRLSPLGRPDAEARNLAEALTLPRPTTTGNP from the coding sequence ATGCGCTCAAGGAGCAAGCAAGCCTTTGCCGAGTTTTCCCCTTGTTTAAGCAGCCTCCTATGGCTTTACACTTACCTTTCTTTTGCCTGGAGCCTGGTTGCGGCGCCCCAGCCGGCGTCACTCTCCCTGGAGGGTCCCGGAAACTGCCCCATTCACTACGTCATTATTATTTATCAAGAAAACCACAGCTTTGATAATCTTTACGGACTTTTCCCCGGAGCTGAGGGTCTTGAGTCTTCCCATGCACTGCGTCTACAAGAAAGTTGTAGCGGATTTCCCTACGCTTTCCTCCCGCCGGTTATCGAGCGCCTGCCTTCACGCGAGGAGGAGAAGGATAAAGGATTCTTGCCGAAAGTCGATCGGCGCTTTCCACTTCTTTTGCCAAACCGCCCTTTTCTTCTGAACCGCTACATCTCTTTGCGAGACCGTACGCCGGATCCCACGCATGAATTTTACACGAACCAGCTCCAAATTCACGAGGGAAAGCTCGACCGTTATGTCGCATGGAGCGAAACGGGCGCCCTTACCATGGGATTTTATAAGACACAGGAGCTTCCTCTCTTTCCCTACGCCAAAACTTATACCCTCTTAGATCACTTCTTCCAAGGCGTCTTTGGAGGCTCCTTTGCCAACCATATCTACCTTGTGTCTGCTCGGTTGCCTGTCTGGCCCAATGCTCCGCCTGAAGTGAGGGCTAAGCCCATATTCGATGCAGAAGGGAATCTCATCGGCCTTGCCAAAAAGGCTGCCGTTTCCCCGGATGGCATCGCCGTTAACACCTGTTTTAGCCGAGCCGAACCGCATCCTCCTGGCATCCCTTCCGAGCTTCTCCTTCCTCCTCAAACATTCCCTACCATTGGGGATCGGCTAACGGATGCCGGTGTTCCCTGGGCTTGGTACAGCGAGGGATGGGACGATGCTCTAAACCATCATCCCGATCCTACGTTTGCATACCATCATCAACCCTTCGTCTACTTTGACCGCTACCATGAAAACTCGCAGGATCGAAAGCTCCATCTTAAAGACCTAAAGGATTTTTTGACTCATCTCCGCCAAGGGAAACTTCCCAAGGTCTGTTTCGTCAAACTTTTGGACAGGCACAGCGAGCACCCAGGACTTTCCAATGTCTGGGATGGAGAAAAGCATGTGGTGCGGCTCATTGATGCCGTGCGAAACTCTCCCTACTGGAGCCAATGCCTCATTATCGTTACCTATGACGAGTATGGGGGATTTTATGACCATGTGCCGCCTCCCAAGCGGGACGCCTATGGACCAGGGCCTCGTGTCCCAGCCATTTTGATTTCCCCTTATGCTAAAGGGGGACACGTGGACCATAAAAATTACGAAACAGCGTCCATCCTTGCTTTTCTTGAGTGGCGTTTCCGCCTTTCCCCTCTTGGACGGCCTGATGCGGAAGCTCGGAACTTAGCAGAAGCTTTAACGCTCCCCAGGCCTACAACCACAGGAAATCCTTAG
- a CDS encoding FIST signal transduction protein, with protein sequence MPAAVDLTVGKLERVIPQKEGQHLRVGLVTGFEPEELLQSLHATNLLPLSVGILFASGPYDHPKLFEELVERLPCPIWGFSAAGLLHSGSDDFQVRGLALLGIQSFGDVFSASTVLGFPKGSEEAGRLARRAFEGCRFGPELLYLALAARPPAETVKFSPFTLLVGHSDVGSEEENLMGISQELGRSVRIVGGTAGDTLFLERVSERYCYGEGRAEKGALSLLGIATTLKNGVGMANAFRPVKGKGAFVTESLGRQVKTLDHKPAADVYAELVGAQSWEEAQAYFKSHPLGIVEVTTGYWQVRSPAAIGADGSLFFFSHVPQGSGLTLLETDREARIQSVRAAVRRALADAGFPKRIAAVIAFNCVLCHQQALSLACTREELRAIQQEVGWDVPILGASTYGETGTTVSGTVGHHNQTITLWVLADEACTE encoded by the coding sequence TTGCCGGCGGCTGTGGACCTAACGGTAGGAAAGCTTGAGCGGGTCATTCCCCAAAAGGAAGGCCAGCATCTTCGGGTCGGGTTGGTAACAGGGTTTGAGCCGGAAGAGCTTCTGCAGTCGCTTCACGCAACCAATCTTTTGCCACTTTCCGTGGGCATCCTTTTTGCTAGTGGCCCCTATGATCATCCCAAGCTCTTTGAGGAGCTTGTTGAAAGACTTCCTTGCCCGATATGGGGCTTTTCAGCTGCGGGACTTTTGCACTCAGGGAGTGACGATTTTCAAGTGAGAGGCTTGGCGTTGTTAGGGATCCAGAGTTTTGGGGATGTGTTTTCGGCCTCCACTGTGCTCGGGTTTCCCAAAGGCAGCGAGGAAGCCGGCAGGCTGGCCCGAAGAGCGTTCGAGGGGTGCCGATTTGGGCCTGAGCTTCTCTACCTTGCGTTGGCAGCGAGGCCTCCAGCAGAAACGGTAAAGTTTTCTCCCTTCACCCTCCTTGTGGGCCATTCAGATGTTGGCAGTGAGGAGGAAAACCTAATGGGTATCAGTCAAGAGCTTGGGCGCAGCGTGCGTATTGTGGGGGGCACGGCTGGGGATACCCTTTTTTTAGAACGAGTAAGCGAGCGGTATTGCTACGGGGAAGGACGTGCGGAAAAAGGTGCTCTTTCTCTGTTGGGAATTGCCACCACTCTAAAAAATGGAGTCGGCATGGCTAATGCTTTTCGGCCAGTGAAAGGAAAAGGTGCCTTTGTTACCGAAAGCTTGGGTCGTCAAGTAAAGACGTTAGACCACAAGCCGGCGGCGGATGTATATGCCGAACTTGTCGGAGCGCAGTCATGGGAGGAGGCCCAAGCGTATTTCAAAAGCCATCCTCTGGGAATCGTGGAGGTGACTACCGGTTACTGGCAGGTCAGGAGTCCCGCTGCGATCGGAGCTGATGGGTCGCTTTTCTTTTTTTCTCATGTACCCCAAGGGAGTGGGCTGACGCTTCTCGAAACGGATCGAGAAGCGCGCATCCAATCCGTTCGTGCTGCCGTACGGCGAGCTCTTGCAGATGCGGGGTTCCCCAAGCGGATCGCGGCCGTTATAGCGTTTAACTGCGTACTTTGCCATCAGCAGGCCCTTTCGCTTGCTTGCACTCGTGAGGAGTTGAGAGCGATTCAGCAAGAGGTGGGTTGGGACGTGCCGATCCTGGGGGCTTCGACCTACGGCGAAACGGGAACGACGGTAAGCGGAACGGTGGGTCACCACAATCAAACGATAACTCTTTGGGTTCTGGCGGATGAGGCATGCACAGAATAG
- a CDS encoding non-canonical purine NTP pyrophosphatase — translation MGVRNSAPFGGKASFLSQEISSRCPLALRLAGISTHRGSLAGKAPFVPPFRRQILLASSNRAKMFEWKHLLEPKWQVRPLPAPHRNMLPAEGGWSYWENARRKALWISSQLPERLILGEDTGLEVAGLDWAPGPQSARFEPFPGQAGIDGLLALARSWSEWQRKARFRCVAVLAYRRQIVFSCQTLCWGKIVPEKRGGHGFGYDPIFVPDGYRQTFAEMLPAHKAIVSHRGKAAALVRSFLESTFPLWQKGNHSGPGLSW, via the coding sequence ATGGGCGTCCGCAATTCTGCGCCCTTTGGCGGGAAGGCTTCGTTTCTTTCCCAGGAAATTTCTTCCAGGTGCCCACTCGCGCTGAGGCTAGCCGGGATTTCAACCCACCGAGGATCCCTTGCAGGCAAGGCCCCCTTCGTCCCTCCATTCCGCAGGCAAATCCTCTTGGCAAGTTCCAATCGAGCTAAGATGTTCGAGTGGAAACATTTGCTCGAACCCAAATGGCAGGTTAGGCCACTGCCCGCACCGCACCGGAATATGCTCCCTGCGGAAGGAGGATGGAGCTATTGGGAAAATGCACGAAGGAAAGCTCTTTGGATTTCCTCTCAGCTCCCGGAACGTTTGATCCTTGGAGAAGACACAGGTCTGGAGGTCGCTGGGCTTGACTGGGCGCCGGGACCGCAGTCCGCACGCTTTGAACCTTTTCCCGGGCAGGCAGGGATCGATGGTCTTTTGGCCCTTGCTCGAAGCTGGTCAGAGTGGCAACGGAAAGCGCGCTTCCGTTGCGTGGCCGTGCTTGCATACAGGCGACAAATTGTTTTTTCTTGTCAAACGCTCTGCTGGGGAAAGATTGTGCCGGAAAAGCGTGGGGGACATGGATTTGGATACGACCCCATCTTTGTGCCAGACGGGTATCGCCAAACTTTTGCGGAAATGTTGCCCGCACACAAAGCCATTGTAAGCCACCGAGGAAAAGCAGCGGCTCTGGTCCGGAGTTTTTTGGAGAGCACGTTCCCTCTTTGGCAAAAGGGGAACCACTCGGGTCCTGGCCTATCTTGGTAA
- a CDS encoding nucleotidyltransferase family protein gives MTKGPSWRKAVLLAAGKGTRMKDLARDIPKPMLVVQGKPILETILVRIRDATTITDFFLVTGHQAHVVEAYFGDGSRWGVSITYGRQSIPNGTAKALEVARQWVNDDPFLLSYGDILVDPTAYSELLEAYEPEGVIACVRNQDFSQGGAVFLDPQGKVLEILEKPAGQIAQGAYYNAGIYALSPAVFSLTERVGLSPRGEYELTDALRVLASSGKLKGVPLTCSWVDVRDPETLSRLTS, from the coding sequence TTGACCAAAGGTCCTTCCTGGCGAAAAGCTGTTCTCCTGGCAGCAGGCAAAGGAACGCGCATGAAGGATCTCGCTCGGGACATTCCCAAGCCGATGCTTGTTGTGCAAGGGAAGCCCATCTTGGAAACGATCCTTGTGCGCATTCGTGATGCAACGACGATCACGGATTTTTTCCTGGTGACTGGACATCAAGCCCACGTAGTCGAAGCCTACTTTGGCGATGGAAGCCGGTGGGGAGTTTCGATTACCTACGGACGGCAAAGCATCCCCAACGGAACAGCGAAAGCCTTGGAGGTCGCACGGCAATGGGTGAATGATGACCCATTCCTTTTGTCCTACGGAGACATCCTGGTGGATCCCACCGCTTATAGTGAGCTACTCGAGGCTTATGAGCCGGAAGGAGTCATCGCTTGTGTCCGTAACCAGGATTTTTCCCAAGGGGGCGCGGTCTTTCTTGACCCGCAGGGCAAAGTCTTAGAAATCCTGGAAAAACCCGCAGGCCAGATTGCACAGGGAGCCTACTATAACGCAGGGATTTATGCCCTTTCGCCGGCCGTCTTTTCCCTTACGGAACGTGTTGGCCTTTCGCCTCGAGGGGAATATGAACTCACCGACGCCCTACGAGTTTTAGCTTCTTCTGGCAAGCTAAAAGGTGTGCCCCTGACCTGCTCCTGGGTCGACGTGCGAGATCCCGAAACTCTTTCTCGACTTACCAGCTAA
- a CDS encoding tyrosine recombinase — protein sequence MPPKNPTCALPSIWEEERNQCIAYLAVERGQAENSQIVYLLALERFARWVQIRYGLVPVEKVQRQHIEEYLQDEQRTHRLSPSSVKILIVALKHFFRFLLQKGTIHHDPTALLPTPRVPFALPHVLSEEEITRLLRVPYPESPLGLRNRAILELFYASGIRLGELVRLRVEWFSPDTATLRVLGKGNRERIVPIGGPARRALIAYLERGRPFLQRETSGGELFLAQHGKRLTPRRVYEIVRGAAQRAGLAAKLHPHLLRHSFATHLLTHGADLRVIQELLGHASLSTTQRYTHVEAQRLLAVHQKFHPRKELATLNVPEAHYLAEDLEKRRPSPPQS from the coding sequence ATGCCCCCCAAAAACCCAACATGTGCGCTCCCTTCTATATGGGAAGAGGAAAGGAACCAATGTATTGCGTATCTTGCGGTAGAGCGTGGCCAGGCGGAAAATTCTCAAATCGTCTATTTACTGGCCTTGGAACGGTTCGCTCGCTGGGTCCAGATACGCTACGGCTTAGTTCCCGTCGAGAAAGTACAACGCCAACACATTGAGGAGTATCTCCAGGACGAACAGCGAACCCACCGGCTCTCGCCTTCCTCGGTAAAAATCTTGATCGTAGCGCTTAAACATTTTTTTCGGTTCCTTCTGCAAAAGGGAACCATCCATCACGATCCCACCGCCCTCTTGCCAACCCCAAGAGTTCCGTTTGCACTCCCTCACGTGCTTTCGGAGGAGGAGATCACACGACTTCTTAGGGTCCCTTATCCGGAGAGTCCCCTTGGTTTACGAAATCGGGCGATTCTCGAACTTTTTTACGCCTCGGGTATTCGCCTGGGCGAACTGGTACGACTGCGAGTCGAGTGGTTTTCTCCCGACACGGCAACCCTTCGTGTCCTGGGTAAGGGGAACCGCGAACGAATCGTTCCCATTGGCGGGCCAGCCCGTCGGGCTCTCATTGCCTATTTGGAACGCGGTCGACCGTTTCTCCAGAGAGAAACGTCCGGAGGAGAACTTTTCCTAGCCCAACACGGAAAGCGACTGACACCACGTCGTGTCTACGAGATCGTTCGAGGGGCTGCCCAACGTGCTGGGCTTGCCGCAAAACTGCATCCCCATCTTTTGCGGCATTCCTTCGCAACCCATCTTTTGACCCACGGTGCGGACCTACGTGTGATTCAAGAGCTTTTGGGTCATGCAAGCTTAAGCACCACCCAAAGGTATACGCATGTGGAGGCTCAAAGGCTTCTTGCGGTTCACCAGAAGTTCCACCCAAGAAAAGAACTTGCGACTCTGAACGTCCCTGAAGCCCATTACCTGGCCGAAGACTTGGAAAAGAGGAGACCTTCCCCGCCGCAGAGCTAG
- the rnc gene encoding ribonuclease III, protein MNRIRPALPPGWARKVAGLEKRLGYRFANRLLLRQALTHPSYLPESKEEVGDNQRLEFLGDAVLQLVVTEEAYHRLPEEPEGVLTHLRSQMVSRHRLAQVAEELKIGEVLLLGKGEERSQGRHRPSNLANALEALFAAVFLDGGWEQAKRVIQKLFEPHWEMVLSEPVAIQNAKGVLQELLQRRGGESPVYRCLAEKGKAHERSYLVAVEWKGKELGRGWGRSKKEAETNAAFEALRAIEEGKLPDLPHMSLPKRK, encoded by the coding sequence ATGAACCGTATCCGTCCCGCTCTCCCACCTGGGTGGGCCCGAAAGGTGGCTGGGTTGGAAAAACGATTGGGGTACCGGTTTGCTAACCGTTTGCTCCTCCGACAAGCCCTCACCCACCCTTCCTACCTGCCCGAAAGCAAGGAAGAGGTGGGAGATAATCAAAGGCTTGAATTTTTGGGGGATGCGGTCCTTCAGCTCGTGGTCACCGAGGAGGCTTACCACCGACTCCCAGAGGAGCCAGAAGGAGTTCTTACTCATTTGCGCTCGCAAATGGTCAGTCGCCATCGCCTTGCGCAGGTGGCAGAAGAACTCAAAATCGGAGAGGTTCTTCTCCTTGGCAAAGGAGAGGAGCGAAGCCAAGGGAGGCACCGGCCTTCCAATTTAGCCAACGCTTTGGAAGCCCTGTTCGCAGCCGTTTTCCTAGATGGTGGATGGGAACAAGCCAAAAGGGTGATCCAAAAGCTCTTCGAACCCCACTGGGAAATGGTCCTTTCTGAGCCGGTCGCCATTCAAAATGCTAAAGGTGTCCTACAGGAGCTTTTGCAACGTAGGGGTGGGGAATCTCCCGTTTACCGCTGCTTGGCCGAAAAGGGGAAAGCACACGAGCGTAGCTATCTAGTGGCTGTCGAATGGAAAGGGAAAGAGCTAGGACGTGGCTGGGGCCGAAGCAAAAAGGAAGCCGAGACTAATGCGGCTTTCGAGGCCTTGCGCGCCATAGAAGAAGGAAAGCTTCCCGATTTGCCTCACATGTCGTTACCAAAAAGGAAATAA
- a CDS encoding [protein-PII] uridylyltransferase family protein → MKIEPDVASRKATWVEFLSFSDQARHWIEARPQWSEWVLGEQSWDSKNAPGPAFWRRLYAEEGSKQARREDRLEALRLVRELESIRIGWWDFAGYASLEEVVEWLSNLADFCLETVYHMYWSELSQRYGKPATGFAIISLGKLGGQELNYGSDIDVLFLYGEEGVLRPHETYHAFFTTLAQCIVRAFEETGPNGRLFRMDLRLRPEGPSGPLVRSLESLENYYAAFGETWERLALVKARWSAGDPRVGYELEKLRIPFCFPLHVTEEIFEEMAEIRQRMEELADRETNGDWDVKRGTGGIREIEFLVQTFQVLHGARQPYLQQRSTLRALHALGTVGLLRWEEVRSLREAYRFLRVLEHRLQMMTGLQTHRLPGNGDLRQKIASSLGLTKEKFEERLVEVRQTVRELFNRYFYRPSPNPPKAFRWELFADPKAAEKALADLERGHGAAPSPGTRRVFRRFVPLLEEALRRVADPDGALQRLVQFVDRYGARRLLFESLASHPKALDLLVRLFDASSFFSEVLIAQPDLFEEVARSGTLDTLKRQGDYLEELRQLPGQPAERARKYRRWELVRIALRDVLGIASLTELWEEYTALARACLTFAHESVCPKARLAWIGVGRFGAGELGYGSDLDCLVVGEEVEAALAVIAFMTETLPTGILFPMDFRLRPHGEGPVCVPLETYEEYYARTAQFWEIQVLTKATWVAGDPALGARFMESVERVWNERIAQTDHWEEIEQMRMRVEKERADRIFPPGSFKTGPGGLMDIEFGLTAYLMDRRIRQPHTLQGLALLQEDHPEIAQKWQEGFLFLRKVESFLRRDRNRPIDRLPPDCRARRWLARRLGFPDEKAFISFLVTTCEANREAFLLLWRARPRKPH, encoded by the coding sequence ATGAAGATAGAGCCAGACGTAGCCTCGCGCAAAGCAACGTGGGTTGAGTTTCTTTCCTTTTCCGATCAAGCGCGCCACTGGATAGAAGCTCGACCGCAGTGGTCCGAATGGGTGCTAGGTGAGCAGTCGTGGGATTCCAAGAACGCTCCAGGGCCAGCATTCTGGAGGCGGCTTTATGCGGAAGAAGGAAGCAAGCAAGCCCGCCGAGAGGATCGACTGGAAGCCCTCCGGCTTGTCCGTGAGCTGGAGTCGATCCGAATCGGATGGTGGGATTTTGCGGGGTACGCCTCCCTGGAGGAGGTGGTGGAGTGGCTTTCTAACCTTGCTGACTTTTGCCTGGAGACTGTCTACCACATGTACTGGTCCGAACTCAGCCAGCGTTACGGGAAGCCCGCTACTGGTTTTGCCATTATCTCTTTAGGAAAGTTGGGCGGTCAGGAACTCAATTACGGTTCGGACATTGACGTCCTTTTCCTGTACGGGGAGGAGGGAGTCTTGCGGCCCCATGAGACGTATCACGCTTTTTTTACCACATTGGCCCAGTGCATAGTGAGGGCCTTTGAAGAGACTGGCCCCAACGGCCGGCTTTTTCGGATGGATTTGCGATTGCGACCGGAGGGACCTAGTGGGCCACTGGTTCGTTCACTAGAAAGCCTAGAAAATTATTATGCGGCTTTTGGCGAAACCTGGGAAAGACTTGCGCTTGTCAAAGCCCGGTGGAGCGCCGGCGATCCGAGGGTTGGGTATGAATTGGAAAAGCTCCGGATCCCTTTTTGTTTTCCTCTGCATGTGACGGAAGAGATTTTTGAGGAAATGGCCGAAATTCGGCAGCGGATGGAGGAGCTAGCTGACCGGGAGACAAACGGCGATTGGGACGTCAAAAGGGGCACCGGTGGGATTCGCGAGATTGAGTTTTTGGTTCAGACCTTTCAAGTGCTCCATGGAGCTCGGCAGCCGTATTTGCAGCAAAGATCTACCTTGCGCGCCTTGCATGCGCTCGGAACAGTGGGTCTTCTTCGCTGGGAAGAGGTTCGTAGTCTTCGTGAGGCTTACCGTTTTTTGCGCGTGCTTGAGCACCGGCTCCAAATGATGACCGGGCTTCAAACGCATCGGCTTCCGGGGAACGGAGACCTTCGTCAAAAGATTGCCTCGTCCCTAGGACTAACGAAGGAAAAGTTCGAAGAGAGGCTAGTCGAGGTTCGGCAAACGGTCCGGGAACTTTTCAATCGTTATTTTTATCGACCGTCACCGAACCCGCCCAAAGCTTTTCGATGGGAGCTTTTTGCCGATCCGAAAGCCGCGGAAAAGGCACTGGCGGACCTAGAACGCGGGCATGGTGCTGCTCCATCTCCGGGAACCCGGCGTGTCTTTCGACGTTTTGTGCCCCTATTGGAGGAAGCGTTGAGGCGGGTCGCCGATCCCGATGGTGCTCTTCAGCGTTTGGTCCAGTTTGTAGACCGGTATGGGGCGCGCCGGCTTCTTTTTGAAAGTCTGGCTTCCCACCCCAAGGCTCTTGATCTTTTAGTACGTCTTTTTGATGCAAGTTCCTTTTTTTCGGAAGTCTTAATAGCTCAGCCGGATCTTTTTGAAGAGGTGGCTCGCAGCGGCACCCTGGACACACTCAAGCGGCAAGGGGATTACCTAGAAGAGCTGCGGCAGCTTCCAGGGCAACCTGCAGAGCGGGCGCGCAAATACCGCCGCTGGGAACTGGTGCGGATTGCTCTTCGGGATGTCTTGGGGATTGCGTCCTTAACGGAGCTCTGGGAGGAATACACAGCACTGGCTCGAGCATGCTTAACTTTCGCCCACGAATCGGTCTGTCCCAAGGCCCGCCTCGCGTGGATTGGGGTTGGTCGTTTTGGTGCGGGAGAGCTGGGTTATGGGTCTGATTTAGACTGTTTGGTGGTGGGGGAAGAGGTGGAGGCTGCGCTTGCCGTCATTGCGTTTATGACGGAGACCTTGCCGACAGGCATCCTATTCCCCATGGACTTCCGTCTTCGACCGCACGGAGAGGGACCCGTTTGTGTCCCGCTGGAAACCTATGAGGAGTATTATGCTCGAACGGCCCAATTCTGGGAGATCCAGGTATTAACGAAAGCCACATGGGTGGCGGGGGACCCGGCGCTAGGAGCTCGTTTTATGGAGTCGGTAGAACGGGTCTGGAACGAGAGAATCGCACAAACCGACCATTGGGAAGAAATTGAGCAGATGCGGATGCGGGTGGAAAAGGAGCGAGCCGATCGCATTTTTCCGCCCGGAAGTTTCAAGACCGGGCCCGGCGGGCTTATGGATATTGAGTTCGGGCTTACTGCCTATCTTATGGACCGAAGGATCCGCCAGCCCCATACTCTCCAGGGACTTGCGCTTCTTCAAGAAGACCATCCCGAAATTGCCCAGAAGTGGCAAGAGGGCTTTCTTTTTCTGCGCAAAGTCGAATCCTTTTTGCGAAGGGATCGGAACCGGCCGATCGATCGGCTCCCGCCGGATTGCCGAGCACGAAGATGGCTTGCGCGTCGGTTAGGGTTTCCGGATGAAAAGGCCTTTATTTCCTTTTTGGTAACGACATGTGAGGCAAATCGGGAAGCTTTCCTTCTTCTATGGCGCGCAAGGCCTCGAAAGCCGCATTAG
- the hemB gene encoding porphobilinogen synthase, with protein MWENPSRGLSCRYRLRRLRKTSSIRGLVRECELEIDHLVAPIFVREEGKDPEPIASLPGIFRHSLQELPRYCTRLFELGIRAVVLFPCLSPERKDPKGKAALDEKGVVVQAVRAIKAELPSLCVVTDVALDPYTSHGHDGIWDPERDWVDNDATVAILCEMAVLHAWAGADFVAPSDMMDGRVGAIRERLDSQGYPYTGIISYAAKFASAYYGPFREAIGSAQPGSFGVDKSTYQLSVTNVREALRDAKLDEEEGADILMVKPAGPYLDVLAKLREKTLLPLAAYQVSGEYAQIVAAAEHGWVERARVRDESLLAIKRAGADLIFTYFAEEVARERASQRDRFV; from the coding sequence ATGTGGGAAAATCCCTCCCGGGGTTTGTCTTGCCGGTATCGACTGCGAAGGCTTCGGAAAACGAGTAGCATCCGAGGACTGGTTCGAGAATGCGAATTGGAAATCGATCACCTGGTGGCGCCGATCTTCGTGCGTGAGGAGGGAAAAGATCCCGAACCCATTGCTTCGCTGCCAGGGATTTTCCGGCATTCCCTTCAAGAACTTCCACGCTATTGCACCCGTCTTTTTGAGCTGGGCATTCGAGCGGTGGTCCTCTTCCCTTGCCTGTCTCCGGAACGCAAGGATCCAAAGGGAAAGGCAGCCCTGGATGAAAAAGGGGTCGTCGTTCAAGCGGTGCGGGCGATCAAAGCGGAACTTCCCTCCCTATGTGTCGTGACCGATGTAGCCCTTGATCCTTACACCTCTCATGGTCACGATGGAATCTGGGATCCCGAGCGGGACTGGGTGGACAATGATGCAACGGTGGCCATTCTCTGTGAGATGGCGGTCCTTCATGCTTGGGCCGGCGCGGATTTCGTAGCACCGTCCGATATGATGGATGGGAGGGTTGGGGCGATTCGCGAGCGCTTAGACAGCCAAGGGTATCCCTACACGGGGATTATCTCTTACGCGGCTAAATTTGCTTCTGCGTACTATGGCCCGTTTCGCGAGGCCATCGGGAGCGCGCAGCCGGGAAGTTTTGGGGTCGATAAGAGCACCTACCAGCTTTCTGTCACAAACGTCCGCGAAGCGCTCCGGGATGCCAAACTGGACGAGGAGGAAGGTGCGGACATTCTCATGGTCAAGCCTGCGGGTCCCTATCTCGATGTGCTTGCCAAGCTTCGAGAGAAAACCCTTCTTCCTCTGGCTGCGTACCAAGTTTCTGGGGAGTACGCGCAGATTGTTGCGGCGGCGGAGCATGGGTGGGTCGAGCGGGCCAGGGTTAGGGATGAGTCTCTCTTGGCCATCAAGCGAGCGGGTGCGGATTTGATCTTTACCTATTTTGCAGAGGAAGTGGCCCGGGAACGAGCAAGCCAAAGGGATCGTTTTGTATAA